The sequence CACCTGGGACCCTCCCTGAACACCTGAGacccacctggacacacctgggacccTCCCTGAACACCTGGGacccacctggacacacctgggacccTCCCCACACACCTGGGatccacctggacacacctgggaccaCCTGGGACCCTCCCTGAACACCTGAGacccacctggacacacctgggaccaCCTGGGACCCTCCCTGAACACCTGAGACCCACCTGAGACCCTCCCCACACACCTGGGACCCACCTGGATACCTGGGACccacctgagacacacctggaaCCCACCTGGAACCCACCTGAGACCCACCTGGGACCCATCTGGGACCCACCTGGGACCCTGCTAGGACACCTGGAACTCACCTGGGACCTCGCTGGGACACCTGGAACCCACCTGGATACCTGGAACCCACCTGAGACCCACCTGAGACCCACCTGGaacccacctgggacacctggaacCCACCTGGAACCCACCTGGGACCCACCTGGATACCTGGGACCCACCTGGAACCCACCTGGGACCCACCTGGGACCCACCTAGAACCCACCTGGAACCCACCTGGACCCACCTGGGACCCACCTGGATACCTGAGACCCACCTGAGACCCACCTGAGACCCACCTAGAACCCACCTGGGACCCACCTGAGACCCACCTGGATACCTGagacccacctgggaccccccccatgGACACCTGGGGCCCACCTGGGCCCCTCCCCGCTCACCTGGACCCgattcccctccccccccatcccctccccccaAATAAAGGCACAGGTGACTCCggcaggtgtgtccaggtgcgTTTATTGCtcggggggggggagggggggagtgGGAGGGGCTACAGGCACACCTGGGCCACGCCCGCTGCACACCTGGGCCACGCCCGCTTCACACCTGGGAATAATCCACACACCTGGGCCACGCCCATTGCACACCTGGGCCACGCCCGCTTCACACCTGGGAATAATCCACACACCAGGGCCACGCCCACTGTACACCTGGGCCACGCCCGCTGCACACCTGGGAGCAATTTGTATACCTGGGCCACGCCCATTGCACACCTGGGAATAATCCACAGACGGGCCACACCCACAGCACACCTGGGAGCAATTTGCATACCTGGGCCAGGCCCATTGCACACATGGGAATAATCCACACACCTGGGCCACGCCCATTGCACACCTGGGAGCAATTTGCATACCTGGGCCACGCCCACTGCACACCTGGGAGTTATTTGCATACCTGGGCCACGCCCGCTGCACACCTGGGAGCCATTTGCATACCTGGGCCACACCCACAGCACACCTGGGAGCAATTTGCATACCTGGGCCACGCCCATTGCACACATGGGAATAATCCACACACCTGGGCCACGCCCATTGCACACCTGGGAGCAATTTGCATACCTGGGCCACGCCCACTGCACACCTGGGAGTTATTTGCATACCTGGGCCACGCCCGCTGCACACCTGGGAGCCATTTGCATACCTGGGCCACGCCCACTGCACACCTGGGAGTTATTTGCATACCTGGGCCACGCCCGCTGCACACCTGGGAGCCATTTGCATACCTGGGCCACGCCCACTGCACACCTGGGAGTTATTTGCATACCTCGGCCACACCCATTGCACACCTGGGAGTTATTTGCATACCTGGGCCACACCCACTGCATACCTGGGAGCCATTTGCATACCTGGGCCACGCCCATTACACACCCGGGAGTTATTTGCATACCTGGGCCACACCCACTGCACACCTGGGAGTTATTTGCATACCTGGGCCACGCCCACTGCACACCTGGGACTTCCGGTAACTGCACAGGTGActcagccaggtgtgcccaggtgaggtcACGAGGGGCacgggcacacctgggcacacctgggcgcCCCAAGAGCTGCACAGGTGACCCCTCCAGGGGTGCCCATGCtcctccaggtgtgcccaggtgagatCAGGAGGGGCacgggcacacctgggcacacctgggacccccGGTAACCACACAGGTGActcagccaggtgtgcccaggtgtatcccaggtgtatctcaggtgtgcccaggtgcccccaggtgtatccaggtgtgcccaggtgtatcccaggtgtgcccaggtgtatcccaggtgtatcccaggtgtgcccaggtgtgcccaggtgtatctcaggtgtgcccaggtgtatcccaggtgtatcccaggtgtccccaggtgtgcccaggtgtgcccaggtgtatcccaggtgtatctcagctgtatcccaggtgtgcccaggtgtgcccaggtgtgctcaggggGGCGGCAGGAGGGGCATCAGCAGCCGCagcgcccccagccccagcgcggccgcccccaggtgtgcccaggtgtgcccaggtgtgcccaggtgtacccaggtgtacccaggtgtatctcaggtgtgcccaggtgtgcccaggtgtgcccagctgtatcccaggtgtgcccaggtgcccccaggtgtgcccaggtgtgcccaggtgcctcAGGGGGGCGGCAGGAGGGGCACCAGCAGCCGCagcgcccccagccccagcgcggccgcccccaggtgtgcccaggtgtatcccaggtgtccccaggtgtatcccaggagtgcccaggtgtgcccaggtgcccccaggtgtatctcagctgtatcccaggtgtgcccaggtgtatcccaggtgtatcccaggtgtgcccaggtgtatcccaggtgtccccaggtgtgcccaggtgtatctcagctGTATCCCAGgcgtgcccaggtgtatcccaggtgtgcccaggtgtgcccaggtgtatcccaggtgtgcccaggtgtatcccaggtgtgcccaggtgtatctcaggtatgcccaggtgtgcccaggtgtgcccaggtgtgcccaggtgtatcccaggtgtgcccaggtgtatctcaggtatgcccaggtgtgcccaggtgtgcccaggtgtgcccaggtgtgcccaggtgtatcccaggtgtgcccaggtgtatctcaggtgtatctcaggtgtgcccaggtgcccccaggtgtgcccaggagtgcccaggtgtgcccaggtgcgctcAGGGGGGCGGCAGGAGGGGCACCAGCAGCCGCagcgcccccagccccagcgcgGCCGCCCCCAGCGCCCGCAGCCCCAGCGCCCCCCAGGGGCCCAGGCCCAGCACCTGCCCCGCCCACCTGTGGGGgaggagacaaagaaaaaaggggCGGGGCTTCAGTGAGGAGCTCACCTAGgccacacccacacccacacccatTTCCAAACCACGCCCATGACCCAAAGCCACACCCATTCCCAAGCCACGCCCATTTCCCAGGCCACACCCACACCCATTTCCAAGCCACGCCCATTTCCCAGGCCACACCCAATTAATTACCCAATTAAGAAGCCCTGGCTGGCCCCTCCCCGCCGTTATTAGGTTAATTAATgactaattaattaataattaccCAATTAAGAAGCCCTGGCAGGCCCCTCCCCGCCGTTATTAGGCTAATTAATGcctaattaattaataattaccCAATTAAGAAGCCCTGGCAGGCCCCTCCCCGCCGTTATTAGGTTAATCAATGtctaattaattaataattaccCAATTAAGAAGCCCTGGCAGGCCCCTCCCCGCCGTTATTAGGTTAATCAATGtctaattaattaataattaccCAATTAAGAAACCCTGGCAGGCCCCTCCTCTCCGTTATTAGGTTAATTAATgactaattaattaataattaccCAATTAAGAAGCCCTGGCAGGCCCCTCCCCACCGTTATTAGGTTAATTAATgactaattaattaataattaccCAATTAAGAAGCCCTGGTAGGCCCCTCCCCGCCGTTATTAGGTTAATTAATGcctaattaattaataattaccCAATGAAGAAGCCCTGGCAGGCCCCTCCCCGCCGTTATTAGGTTAATCAATGtctaattaattaataattaccCAATTAAGAAGCCCTGGCAGGCCCCTCCCCGCCGTTATTAGGCTAATTAATgactaattaattaataattaccCGATTAAGAAGCCCTCGTAGGCGGCGGCCGCCAGGAGCCCCCCCAGGGGCAGCcgcaggggggaggggaggtcGTGGCGCCCCGAGGCCCAGAGGAGAGCGGCCGCGGCCACGTGACGCACCTGgaaaccagtacggaccagtataaaccagtacggaccagtacggaccagtacagaccagtatggaccagtatggaccagtatggaccagttaAAACCAGTAAAACCCATAgaaaccagtataaaccagtataaaccagtatggaccagtacggaccagtataaaccagtacagaccagtataaaccagtacggaccagtataaaccagtatggaccagtataaaccagtaaaaCCCATAgaaaccagtataaaccagtataaaccagtataaaccagtgcCCAGAGGAGAGCGGCCGCGGCCACGTGATGCACCTggaaccagtatggaccagtttggaccagtataaaccagtatggaccagtatggaccagtatggaccagtatggaccagtatggaccagtataaaccagtatggaccagtataaaccagtaaaaCCCATAgaaaccagtatggaccagtataaaccagtccaaaccagtaacTCCAAAcacctcccagtccctcccagtccaaaccagtaacccccagtcccctcccagtcccctcccagtataaaccagtaaccccaaatcccctcccagtcccctcccagtcccctccagtcccctcccagtccctcccagtataaaccagtagcTCCCAGTCTGGCTCACCAGGCTGATGTTGGAGTCCAGCCCCATCTGCAGGTGCCTCCAGTCGAACTCCACCCCCCGCGCGCCCACCCAGAgcgggacacacctgggggggggggaggggtcaggataccccaaaatccccaaaattcaccccaaaaattcacctcaaaaattcaccccaaaaattcaacacaaaatcccaaaaaattcatcccaaaaattcaccccaaaattcacaaaattcaccccaaaaactgatccccaaaatcccaaaaattcaccccaaaaattcaccccaaaattcacacaattcaccccaaaaattcaccccaaaatccccaaaattcactccaaaattcaccccaaaatccacaaaattcaccccaaaatccacaaaattcaACAGAAAAATTGATCCCataaattcaccccaaaattcacaaaattcaccccaaaaatccaccccaaaatccccaaaattcaccccaaaaattgatcccaaaatcccaaaaattcaccccaaaatccccaaaaatgcaccccaaaaaattcactccaaaatccccaaaattcaccccaaaaattcaccccaaaatcccaaaaattcaccccaaaattcaccccaaaaattgatcccaaaatcccaaaaattcaccccaaaattcacaaaattcaccccaaaatcccaaaaattcaccccaaaattcaccccaaaatcctcaaaattgATCCCAAAATTCAacacaaaattcacaaaattcaacccaaaaattcaccccaaaatccccaaaattcaccccaaaattcaccccaaaattcacaaaattcaccccaaaattcaccccaaaattcaccccaaaaattcaccccaaaatccccaaaattcaccccaaaatccccaaaatccaccccaaaattcacaaaattcaccccaaaaattgatcccaaaatcccaaaaattcaccccaaaattcaccccaaaaattgatccccaaattcccaaaaattcaccccaaaattcaccccaaaatccccaaaatccaccccaaaaattcaccccaaaatcccaaaaattcaccccaaaatccaccccaaaaattgatcccaaaatcccaaaaattcaccccaaaatccaaaaaattcaccccaaaatcccagaaatccaccccaaaaattcaccccaaaatcccccaaatttatcccaaaatcccaaaaaattcaccccaaaaatccaccccaaaatccccaaaattcaccccaaaattcacaaaattcaccccaaaattcaccccaaaaattgatcccaaaatccccaaaattcaccccaaaaattgatgcccaaattccaaaaattcaccccaaaattcaccccaaaatcccaaaaatttaccccaaaaatccaccccaaaatcccaaaaattcaccccaaaaattcaacacaaaatccccaaaattcaccccaaaattcaccccaaaatccccaaaattcaccccaaaaattcaacacaaaatccccaaaattcaccccaaaattcaccccaaaattcacaaaattcaccccaaaatccccaaaaattcaccccaaaaatcccccaaaaaatcccccaaaaaatcccaaaaaatcagaaaaaaatctcaaaaaataaaaaaaaaatccccaaaaatcagaaaaaaatacccaaaaatcccaaaaaatccccaaagttcCCAATTTGCCAGTTTTGCCCAAAATCGCCGTTTttagccccaaaaatcccccaaaaatcccaaaaaaatcccaaaatatcccaaaaaagtcagaaaaaaatccaaaaaaatccaaaaaaatccccaaaaaatccccaaaaaatcccaaaaaaatcagaaaaaaatcccaaaaaatcccaaaaaatcccaaaaaaatcccaaaaaatcccccaaatcccaattttgCCCAAAAAGGCCGTTTTTGGCCCCAATTCTCACCTGGCCGTGAGCAGCTCGGCGCTGGCCCAGCCcagatccccccaaaaccccccaaaattttcctccattttttgtTCTCAAATCCTCCCAgaacacccaaaaaaaaccccaaaaaatccccaaaaaatcccaaaaaatcccaatttgcAGATTTGCCCAAAATCGCCGGTTTTCAcgccaaaattccccccaaaaaatccacaataaaataccaaaaaatcagaaaaaaaaatcgcaaaaaatcccaaaaaaatccccaaaaaatcagaaaaaaatcccccaaaaatcccaaaaaatccccaaaaatcccaatttgcCAGATTTGCCCAAAATCGCCGtttttcacccaaaaatccccaaaaaatccacaaaaaaatcccaaaatatcccaaaaattcagaaaaaaatcaaaaaaaatccccaaaaaatccccaaaaaatccgaaaaaaatcagaaaaaaatcccaaaaaaatccccaaaaatcccccaaatcccaattttgCCCAAAAAGGCCGTTTTTGGCCCCAATTCTCACCTGGCCGTGAGCAGCTCGGCgctggcccagcccagggcgGCCACCAGGATCCGCAGCtcgcccctccccccaccccggcCCAGcgccagctgcagcccccccaggtCAGCGACGTCCACGGTGGCACGGAGGAACTCCTGGAAAAAcgggaaatttggggagaaaaacggggattttgggcaaaattGGGGAATGGGGGTGAAgttgggggggaaaaggaaaaaaaaatggggaaaatcggtgaaaaaatggggaaaaacggggggaaaatggggaaaaattgggatttttgggggattttttggggaattttggggggattttttggggatttttggggattttttggggatttttttggggaatttttgggattttttttgggaattttggggattttttggggattttttggggatttttgggggaattttgggggatttttggggaattttttgggatttttttgggaatttttggggatttttttgaggaattttagggatttttttgggattttttgggaaattttggggggaattttgggattttttggggaatttttggggaatttttggggattttttggggatttttaggggattttttgggggaattttgggattttttggagatttttttgggaatttttggggattttttggggattttttggggatttttgggggaatttttggaggttttttgggggatttttggggattttttggggattttttggggattttttggggattttggggattttttgggggatctggggatgctgcagcccccccaggtCAGCGACGTCCACGGTGGCACGGAGGAACTCCTGGAAAAAcgggaaatttggggagaaaaacggggattttgggcaaaaatggggaatgggggtgaagttgggggggaaaaggaaaaaaaaatggggaaaatcggtgaaaaaatggggaaaaacgggggggaaatggggaaaaattgggatttttggggggatttttttgggggaattttggggaaatttggggattttttgaagGGAactttagggattttttggggattttttggggattttttttggaatttttttgggattttttgggaattttttgggatttttgggggatttttggaggttttttttgatttttttggagaattttttgggatttttttgggaattttgggggttttttggggggaattttggagattttttggggaatttttggggtttttttaggaattttttgagaatttttggggaattttgggggattttttaggaatttttggggattttttaggaatttttggggattttcttggaatttttggggagatttttgggattttttggggaatttttggagaatttttggagaattttgggggctttttttgagatttttttgggattttgggggggatttttttgaggttgtttggggatttttgggggattttaagaggatttttgggggattttcttggaatttttgggggattttttgggattttttgtggattttttggggaatttttgggatttttaggggaattttttgagattttttggagaattttggggaattttttgagatttttttggggattttttgggggattttcttggaatttttggggagattttttgggaattttttaggaatttttggggatttttggggcatttttgggggattttttggggcatttttggggggattttggggtgaattttggggtgaattttgggtcaTTCGGGGGCCGATTTTGGGgccgattttggggtttttgggtcaCTCACCCCCACCAGGTCGTAGCCCCCCGAGGGTCCCTCCCAGGTGGGGAAGAACGTGGCCAAGAACAGCAtctgggggggaggggaatttggggctcccagttcctcccagtccctcccagtttggattttgggggttcccagttcaattttgggctgaatttggggaattctggggctcccagttcctcccagtttggatttggggcattcccagttcctcccagttcaattttgggggttcccagtTCAAGTTTGGGGcgaatttgggggattttggggctcccagtccctcccagtttggatttttggggttcccagttcctcccagttcaattttgggggttcccagtTGGATTTGGGGgcaaatttggggaattttggggctcccagttcctcccagtccctcccagtttggatttggggcattcccagtccctcccagttcgATTTTGGGGCGAATTTGgggctcccagtccctcccagtttggatttttggggtttccagttcaattttgggggttcccagttggatttggggggaatttggggaattttggggctcccagtccctcccagttcctcccagttcaattttggggtttcccagtTGGATTTGGGGGCaaatttggggcttttgggggctcccagttcctcccagtccctcccagtttggattttggacgttcccagttcctcccagttcaATTTTGGGGCGAATTTGgggctcccagtccctcccagtttggatttttggggttcccagttcctcccagttcaattttgggggttcccagtTGGATTTGGGGgcaaatttggggaattttggggctcccagttcctcccagtccctcccagtttggatttggggcattcccagttcctcccagttcaATTTTGGGGCCAATTTGgggctcccagtccctcccagttcaattttgggggttcccagttcctcccagttcaattttggggtgaatttgggggattttggggctcccagtccctcccagtttggatttttggggtttccagtccctcccagttcaattttgggggttcccagttggatttggggtgaatttggggaattttggggctcccagttcctcccagtccctcccagtttggatttggggctcccagtccctcccagtttggattttggggctcccagtccctcccagtttggattttggggtttccagttcaattttgggctgaatttgggggattttggggttcccagttgGATTTTAgggctcccagtccctcccagtttggattttgggggtttccagttcaattttgggggttcccagttggatttggggggaatttggggaaatttggggctcccagttcctcccagtccctcccagtttggatttggggctccc comes from Haemorhous mexicanus isolate bHaeMex1 chromosome 39, bHaeMex1.pri, whole genome shotgun sequence and encodes:
- the TMEM147 gene encoding BOS complex subunit TMEM147, which translates into the protein MTLFHFGNCFALAYFPYFITYKCSGLSEYSAFWRCVQAGATYVLVQLGKMLFLATFFPTWEGPSGGYDLVGEFLRATVDVADLGGLQLALGRGGGRGELRILVAALGWASAELLTARCVPLWVGARGVEFDWRHLQMGLDSNISLVRHVAAAALLWASGRHDLPSPLRLPLGGLLAAAAYEGFLIGWAGQVLGLGPWGALGLRALGAAALGLGALRLLVPLLPPP